One region of Salvia miltiorrhiza cultivar Shanhuang (shh) chromosome 3, IMPLAD_Smil_shh, whole genome shotgun sequence genomic DNA includes:
- the LOC131016720 gene encoding phosphatidate phosphatase PAH1-like codes for MNVVGRVSSFITQGVYSVATPFHPFGGAVDIIVVKQNDGTFRSTPWYVRFGKFQGVLKGAEKVVRIEVNGVEANFHMHLDNSGEAYFVREVDADKDDREGIKDSDSLEGGREDNSSVYSNAESSPKENDFFGQEIDDFNSGEVEMRDLRTTLGMKRLERVESDSERIFYEFQDEQSSLDGSVEFSEYGSGRYDNLDSVEHSLEESENSSSEVVLVSVDGHILMAPISSIVTDAASVQLSTPQFHLGPGERTQEFNGDDDSWTTNYMAELDSPTDEIASGNNCNGNKDPQSSEHLEPRQSDGERLYHVQESLDSSNPDKEPSVESGSESTSGSLNKRDVFKSCLEFMELSQQSTNEDQEDICLSEDQKSPLSPSMNDESVEQNLEISRDNGESGNPSSVSLPESQVEAVPHERNTSNSDLDGFDRMRVQFVSVDQESGKQVEVDRTVGTMNDGRESPSDVCREKDCVEPQTAASTGYKNLDISLGLEISLCGKLLHAGMGSSAAQDAFNAKRISLEEFKLSPASVVNNEDLIVRIQGKYLPWHKAAHVVLGMAAFGVDLPVEPHDAIPVEQEKPETKEDDSQLTPIPSRRWRLWPIPFRRVKTLEHATSYSSNEEVYVDSDSGSQSQQAVMTPTARTASESPRKQFIRTNAPTTEQIASLNLKEGQNMVSFKFSTRVLGSQKVEAHIYLWKWNTRIVISDVDGTITKSDVLGQFMPLVGKDWTHSGIAHLFSAIKENGYQLLFLSARAIVQAYLTKSFLFNLKQDGKSLPNGPVVISPDGLFPSLYREVIRRAPHEFKIACLEDIKALFPPDYNPFYAGFGNRDTDELSYRKIGIPKGKIFIINPKGEVAINRRIDVKSYTSLHTLVNDMFPPTSLIEQEDYNSWNYWKVPLPDVDNL; via the exons ATGAATGTGGTGGGTAGAGTTAGCAGCTTCATAACACAAGGAGTGTACTCTGTGGCCACACCGTTTCATCCGTTTGGTGGGGCGGTTGATATAATCGTTGTTAAGCAAAATGATGGGACGTTTAGGAGTACGCCTTGGTATGTTCGATTTGGCAAATTTCAAGGCGTTCTCAAAGGGGCAGAGAAGGTTGTCCGTATAGAAGTCAATGGTGTTGAAGCCAATTTTCATATGCATCTTGATAACTCCGGCGAAGCTTATTTTGTTAGAGAAGTTGATGCGGACAAGGATGATCGTGAGGGTATTAAGGACTCGGACAGTCTTGAAGGCGGAAGGGAGGACAATAGCAGTGTTTATAGTAATGCAGAGAGCAGTCCTAAAGAAAACGATTTTTTCGGACAAGAGATTGATGACTTTAATAGTGGTGAGGTAGAGATGCGAGATTTACGCACTACTCTTGGTATGAAGAGGCTAGAGAGAGTCGAGTCTGACAGCGAGCGGATTTTCTATGAGTTTCAAGATGAACAATCTTCTTTGGATGGTTCTGTTGAGTTTTCGGAGTATGGTTCTGGTAGATACGATAATTTAGATAGTGTGGAACATTCATTGGAGGAATCAGAAAATTCGAGTTCGGAGGTTGTTTTGGTCAGTGTAGATGGGCATATACTAATGGCACCTATATCATCAATAGTGACAGATGCTGCGAGTGTGCAACTAAGCACACCTCAGTTTCACCTTGGTCCAGGCGAAAGGACTCAAGAGTTTAACGGAGATGATGATTCGTGGACAACTAATTATATGGCTGAGCTTGATTCCCCTACAGATGAAATTGCCTCTGGAAATAATTGCAACGGAAACAAGGATCCTCAATCTTCTGAACACTTAGAGCCTCGACAAAGTGATGGAGAGCGTCTATATCATGTCCAAGAAAGTCTAGACTCATCTAATCCCGACAAGGAGCCCAGCGTAGAAAGTGGCTCTGAAAGTACATCAGGCAGTTTAAATAAGCGTGATGTTTTCAAGAGTTGCTTGGAGTTCATGGAATTGTCACAGCAGTCGACAAACGAAGATCAGGAGGATATCTGTTTGTCAGAAGACCAGAAATCTCCTTTGAGTCCTTCGATGAATGACGAGTCTGTAGAACAGAATCTTGAAATATCAAGAGACAATGGAGAGTCTGGAAATCCTAGCAGTGTCTCGTTGCCAGAGTCACAGGTTGAAGCTGTACCTCATGAAAGAAATACTTCCAATTCGGATCTCGATGGTTTTGATCGCATGCGTGTTCAATTTGTTAGCGTTGATCAGGAGTCGGGGAAACAAGTGGAAGTTGATCGCACTGTTGGAACAATGAATGATGGTAGGGAGTCTCCTTCTGATGTATGTCGAGAAAAGGACTGCGTTGAACCTCAGACAGCTGCTTCAACTGGATATAAAAATTTAGATATATCGTTGG GGCTGGAGATATCTCTTTGCGGAAAGTTGCTTCATGCTGGAATGGGTTCAAGTGCAGCACAAGATGCCTTCAACGCTAAGCGCATATCATTGGAGGAATTTAAACTTTCACCTGCTTCAGTAGTGAATAATGAAGATCTGATTGTTAGAATTCAGGGGAAGTACTTACCATGGCATAAAGCTGCACATGTTGTTCTCGGGATGGCTGCTTTTGGCGTGGATCTACCAGTTGAGCCACATGATGCAATCCCGGTGGAACAGGAGAAGCCAGAAACGAAGGAAGATGATTCACAATTGACACCAATTCCGTCTCGCAGATGGAGACTCTGGCCAATCCCATTTAGGAGGGTCAAGACACTTGAACATGCCACTAGTTACTCATCTAATGAAGAAGTCTATGTTGATTCTGACTCCGGCTCACAGAGTCAACAGGCAGTTATGACTCCCACAGCACGTACAGCCAGTGAGTCTCCTCGCAAGCAGTTTATAAGAACCAATGCTCCCACTACTGAACAGATAGCATCTTTGAATCTCAAAGAGGGACAAAATATGGTGAGTTTCAAATTCTCCACCAGAGTTCTTGGATCCCAGAAGGTTGAAGCTCATATATACTTGTGGAAGTGGAATACTCGAATTGTAATTTCGGACGTAGATGGGACTATTACCAA GTCTGATGTTCTTGGCCAGTTCATGCCTTTGGTAGGAAAAGATTGGACTCATTCTGGGATCGCTCATCTTTTTTCTGCAATAAAG GAGAATGGGTACCAGCTCTTATTTCTGAGTGCACGAGCAATTGTTCAAGCATACTTAACGAAAAGTTTCCTATTCAACCTGAAGCAG GATGGGAAAAGCTTGCCGAATGGACCTGTTGTCATTTCCCCTGATGGATTGTTTCCCTCATTGTACCGAGAAG TTATACGACGAGCTCCACATGAATTTAAAATTGCCTGTTTGGAG GATATTAAGGCGCTGTTTCCCCCTGATTACAATCCATTCTACGCGGGTTTTGGAAACAGAGACACCGACGAGCTCAGCTACCGGAAAATTGGGATTCCAAAGGGCAAAATATTCATAATCAACCCCAAG GGGGAGGTGGCCATTAATCGTCGTATTGATGTGAAATCATACACTTCATTGCACACACTGGTGAATGACATGTTCCCGCCAACATCACTGATCGAGCAG GAAGATTATAACTCATGGAATTACTGGAAAGTTCCTTTGCCTGATGTGGATAACTTGTAG